The proteins below are encoded in one region of Asticcacaulis excentricus CB 48:
- a CDS encoding helix-turn-helix transcriptional regulator yields the protein MKNRLKDLRTEAGLTQADLAARLNVSRQAVIAIESDKHDPSLDLAYRIAAIFDLAVEAIFENPHRLNSGE from the coding sequence ATGAAGAACCGCCTGAAAGACCTGCGCACTGAGGCCGGTCTGACCCAGGCCGATCTGGCCGCCCGCCTCAACGTCTCGCGGCAGGCCGTTATCGCCATCGAGTCCGACAAACATGATCCGTCGCTCGATCTGGCCTATCGTATCGCCGCCATTTTCGACCTTGCCGTCGAAGCGATTTTTGAAAATCCGCATCGCCTGAACTCAGGCGAATAA
- a CDS encoding outer membrane protein yields MKTLFLSGALAFAAPAMAQSPADFSGPYIAGQGGYAKTKLEVTYSAGTTTESASDDTGNGAAGVILGFNAQSNGAVFGVETDLNWNNAKDRYRVLGEEVETGIDYSGAVRARLGFVSGNTLFYGAAGVAGTRAYVEYDGEKETETVAGWTAGIGADHAFSDRVFGRIEYRYTDFGDVEDDGVKAELMQQSVWLGLGMKF; encoded by the coding sequence ATGAAAACGCTGTTTTTGAGTGGCGCACTCGCCTTCGCCGCGCCCGCCATGGCGCAGTCTCCAGCAGACTTCTCCGGCCCCTATATTGCGGGGCAGGGCGGCTATGCCAAGACCAAGCTGGAGGTGACGTATAGTGCCGGCACCACCACGGAAAGCGCCTCCGATGATACCGGCAATGGAGCGGCGGGGGTCATTCTGGGCTTCAATGCACAAAGCAATGGTGCAGTTTTCGGCGTCGAGACCGATCTGAACTGGAATAATGCCAAAGACCGTTACAGGGTGCTTGGCGAAGAGGTCGAGACCGGCATCGACTATTCCGGCGCGGTGCGTGCACGTCTGGGTTTTGTGTCAGGCAACACCCTGTTTTACGGCGCGGCCGGAGTCGCCGGGACGCGCGCCTATGTCGAATATGACGGCGAGAAGGAGACCGAAACCGTCGCCGGCTGGACGGCGGGCATCGGGGCTGATCACGCCTTCAGCGACCGCGTGTTTGGCCGCATCGAATACCGCTACACCGACTTTGGCGATGTCGAGGACGACGGTGTGAAGGCTGAACTGATGCAGCAGTCGGTGTGGCTGGGTCTGGGCATGAAGTTCTGA
- the fliM gene encoding flagellar motor switch protein FliM: protein MAEVDQEALMAQWEAELAAEAEAATGGGGDGGAGDLAAEWEAMVGGGGGDARMASPTGAERILNQDEIDSLLGFDLSDDDYNERSGIRAIINSAMVSYERLPMLEIVFDRLVRLMTTSLRNFTSDNVEVSLDNISSIRFGDYLNSIPLPAILAVFRAEELDNYGLLTVDSNLIYSIVDVLLGGRRGTAALRIEGRPYTTIERVLVQRMVEVILHDAKMAFEPLTPVNFNLDRLETNPRFAAIARPANAAILVKLRIDMEDRGGRVELLLPYATLEPIRKMLLQQFMGEKFGRDNIWESHLATELWTTQMEVRAVLDEQQMPLSEVLNLKVGETIVLNATADSPIELRCGTIPLTNGKMGRKGHNIAVRVDHPLAASTKRRLTQIRKK, encoded by the coding sequence ATGGCGGAAGTCGATCAGGAAGCCTTAATGGCCCAATGGGAGGCCGAATTGGCCGCTGAGGCCGAAGCGGCGACCGGCGGCGGGGGCGACGGGGGTGCGGGCGATCTGGCGGCCGAATGGGAAGCCATGGTCGGCGGAGGTGGAGGCGATGCGCGCATGGCCTCTCCCACCGGGGCCGAACGCATCCTCAATCAGGACGAAATTGACAGCCTGCTGGGCTTCGACCTCAGCGACGACGATTATAATGAGCGGTCCGGCATCCGGGCTATCATCAATTCGGCCATGGTGTCCTATGAACGCCTGCCGATGCTGGAAATCGTCTTCGACCGCCTGGTGCGCCTGATGACGACGAGTTTAAGAAACTTTACGTCCGACAACGTCGAAGTGTCACTCGATAATATCTCGTCGATCCGCTTCGGCGATTATCTCAACTCCATCCCGCTGCCAGCTATTCTGGCAGTGTTTCGTGCCGAGGAACTGGACAATTACGGTCTTCTGACTGTCGATTCCAATCTGATCTATTCCATCGTGGACGTGCTTCTTGGCGGACGGCGTGGCACGGCAGCGCTGCGCATCGAAGGTCGTCCATACACCACGATCGAGCGCGTGCTGGTGCAGCGTATGGTTGAAGTCATCCTGCACGATGCCAAGATGGCGTTTGAGCCGTTGACGCCGGTCAATTTCAATCTGGACCGTTTGGAAACTAATCCGCGCTTTGCCGCAATTGCGCGCCCGGCCAATGCCGCCATTCTGGTCAAGCTGCGCATCGATATGGAAGACCGCGGCGGTCGGGTCGAGCTGCTGCTGCCCTATGCGACGCTGGAACCCATCCGCAAAATGCTGCTTCAGCAGTTCATGGGCGAAAAGTTCGGTCGCGATAACATCTGGGAGAGCCATCTGGCCACGGAACTGTGGACGACTCAGATGGAAGTGCGCGCCGTACTCGACGAACAGCAGATGCCGCTGTCTGAGGTCTTGAACTTGAAGGTCGGTGAGACCATCGTACTCAATGCAACGGCTGATTCTCCCATTGAACTGCGGTGCGGCACGATTCCGCTGACCAATGGCAAGATGGGACGCAAAGGCCACAACATCGCTGTCCGCGTCGATCACCCGCTGGCGGCTTCAACCAAGCGCCGATTGACGCAGATCAGGAAGAAGTAA
- a CDS encoding flagellar basal body-associated FliL family protein, with protein MAKKEKPKKEEAPPVDGAEGEDGEAPKKKGLPIMLIAIAGGAVVLLGGGGAAAYFLFLKPKPAAEAGAHGEEAKGGHGEEKKKDDGHGKKKEEKGGHGGGGEKVDPKTQPVIAEGPDGITYFTLPDTLANIQTTNGKATYLKLKLTFEVADHETVELLNQSLPRIDDVLQGFLRELRPEDVTGSQGSYQLRLEILRRVNLVLAPHKVNAVLIEEMLIT; from the coding sequence ATGGCTAAGAAAGAGAAACCCAAGAAGGAAGAGGCGCCGCCGGTTGACGGTGCCGAAGGCGAAGACGGCGAAGCCCCAAAGAAAAAAGGCTTGCCGATCATGCTGATCGCTATCGCTGGGGGCGCGGTGGTGCTGCTCGGTGGGGGCGGGGCTGCCGCCTATTTCCTGTTCCTCAAGCCCAAGCCAGCCGCCGAAGCCGGTGCGCACGGCGAAGAAGCCAAGGGTGGCCACGGCGAAGAAAAGAAAAAAGACGACGGCCACGGCAAGAAAAAGGAAGAGAAGGGCGGTCACGGTGGTGGCGGCGAAAAGGTCGATCCCAAGACCCAGCCTGTGATCGCCGAAGGGCCGGACGGCATCACCTATTTCACCCTGCCGGACACGCTGGCTAATATCCAGACGACCAATGGCAAGGCGACCTATCTCAAGCTGAAATTGACCTTCGAAGTGGCGGATCATGAGACGGTAGAACTTCTCAATCAAAGCCTGCCGCGTATTGACGACGTGTTGCAGGGCTTCCTGCGCGAGCTGCGCCCGGAGGACGTGACCGGCTCTCAGGGGAGTTATCAGTTGCGTCTGGAGATCCTGCGTCGTGTCAATCTGGTGCTGGCCCCACATAAGGTGAATGCGGTGCTGATTGAAGAGATGCTGATTACCTGA
- a CDS encoding methyl-accepting chemotaxis protein: MTVQGIKPLRDGLLAGALVFGVALVASLAVYMTAQHGMKTEIRDNLNGLSHQAAALLDTGTLSTFTSDTDKAGSDYQAVAAPFQKLIDADKRLAFIYAMVEREGKVYFVIDVQPTGSIGEPSSVMEEYKDASPLLIQSFRDRKGATESEPVTDKWGTFLSGYAPFTDASGQFAGLVGVDITLKEYQASLNRIRLALLIGLGLAALCAVGVGLGVYRARQVIARARQAAAEQAQRISDMERQRQETEAHEAERAAQLRRCTLNALADELEASVTTVVSEVVSATALLKGEADNVTHIAQDTKTRTHRVCGISQNAASNSAQVAAAAEELTASIAAIREQAEHAAAVVRVASVKGDAAKSVIQRLSDSSGRIGDVVGLINTIAGQINLLSLNATIEAARAGEAGRGFAVVASEVKALSNQVSKALGDISALVGAIQSETQLSVEAMNDILRTIAEIEAGTGVIAEAVGQQSQVTAEISHTIHATAAGAREIADNMQNVTDSAENTGLTAQKVAGASETLQGRARELSDKVDGFVRQIRA; this comes from the coding sequence ATGACGGTTCAGGGTATCAAGCCCCTGCGCGACGGCTTGCTGGCGGGGGCTTTGGTGTTCGGTGTGGCGCTGGTGGCGTCGCTGGCAGTCTATATGACGGCGCAGCACGGTATGAAGACCGAGATTCGTGACAATCTGAACGGTCTGTCGCATCAAGCCGCCGCCCTGCTGGATACGGGAACTCTTTCGACCTTCACCTCCGACACGGACAAGGCGGGCAGCGATTATCAGGCCGTCGCCGCGCCGTTTCAGAAGCTGATCGATGCTGACAAGCGTCTGGCGTTCATCTACGCCATGGTCGAGCGCGAGGGTAAAGTCTATTTTGTTATCGACGTGCAGCCGACCGGCAGCATTGGCGAGCCCTCGTCGGTAATGGAAGAGTATAAAGACGCCTCGCCGCTTCTGATTCAGTCTTTTCGCGACCGCAAAGGCGCAACCGAAAGCGAACCGGTCACCGACAAATGGGGCACCTTCCTGTCCGGCTATGCGCCCTTTACCGACGCCTCGGGACAGTTTGCCGGTCTGGTTGGGGTGGACATCACGCTGAAAGAATATCAGGCTAGCTTGAACCGTATCCGTCTGGCCCTGCTAATCGGTCTGGGGCTGGCGGCCCTTTGCGCGGTGGGTGTCGGCCTCGGCGTCTATCGGGCGCGTCAGGTCATAGCCCGCGCGCGGCAGGCCGCCGCCGAACAGGCGCAGCGCATCAGCGATATGGAACGCCAGCGTCAGGAAACCGAAGCGCATGAGGCTGAACGCGCCGCACAACTGCGTCGCTGCACGCTGAATGCCCTGGCTGACGAACTGGAAGCCTCTGTGACGACAGTGGTCAGCGAGGTGGTTTCAGCCACGGCCCTGCTGAAAGGCGAAGCCGATAACGTCACCCATATCGCGCAGGACACCAAGACGCGCACCCATCGCGTCTGCGGCATTTCGCAGAACGCTGCCTCCAACTCCGCTCAGGTGGCCGCCGCGGCCGAAGAACTGACCGCCTCCATCGCCGCTATCCGCGAACAGGCCGAACACGCCGCCGCCGTGGTGCGCGTGGCCTCGGTCAAAGGCGATGCGGCCAAGTCGGTGATTCAACGGTTGAGCGATTCTTCGGGACGTATCGGCGATGTCGTCGGCTTGATTAACACCATTGCCGGGCAGATCAATCTCCTGTCGCTCAATGCCACCATTGAGGCGGCGCGCGCCGGGGAGGCGGGCAGGGGCTTTGCGGTTGTGGCCTCTGAGGTCAAGGCCCTGTCCAATCAGGTGTCGAAGGCGTTGGGCGATATTTCGGCGCTAGTGGGGGCCATTCAGTCCGAGACCCAGTTGTCGGTTGAGGCGATGAATGACATTCTGCGCACTATTGCCGAGATTGAGGCGGGCACCGGCGTCATCGCTGAGGCCGTCGGTCAGCAGTCGCAGGTGACGGCGGAAATCTCGCATACCATCCACGCCACGGCGGCCGGGGCGCGCGAAATCGCCGACAATATGCAAAACGTCACCGATTCTGCGGAAAACACCGGCCTGACGGCACAAAAGGTCGCCGGGGCCAGCGAAACCTTGCAAGGCCGCGCCCGCGAACTGAGTGACAAGGTTGACGGCTTCGTTCGCCAGATCCGGGCTTAG
- a CDS encoding TetR/AcrR family transcriptional regulator: MSTLLPQKRLRLSPDVRRDALLRAAYDLFSRHGFADTRMDDVAAAAGVSKGTVYLYFPTKEALFAALLRRDVLPRVGRILFVLNHYNGPVGWLLKRVTHFIGGKIDAGTVPLYPKLLVREASRFPELARFYHDEVITPVLEAVEGLFRRAIARGELIAGEPKMYAHLFIAPVVKAALWYFTFGEISAPAVKARPYLKAHVETFLRGVRP, translated from the coding sequence ATGTCTACTCTCCTGCCTCAAAAACGTCTGCGCCTGTCTCCCGATGTCCGCCGCGATGCCCTGTTGCGGGCGGCCTATGACCTGTTCAGTCGCCACGGCTTTGCCGATACGCGCATGGACGATGTGGCGGCGGCGGCGGGCGTGTCCAAGGGCACGGTCTATCTCTATTTCCCGACCAAGGAGGCGCTGTTTGCGGCCTTGCTGCGGCGGGACGTCTTGCCACGCGTCGGGCGCATCCTGTTTGTGCTCAACCATTATAACGGCCCGGTGGGCTGGCTTTTGAAGCGCGTGACGCACTTTATCGGTGGCAAAATCGACGCGGGCACCGTGCCGCTTTATCCCAAGCTGCTGGTGCGCGAAGCCTCGCGCTTTCCCGAACTGGCGCGCTTTTATCATGATGAGGTCATCACGCCGGTACTGGAGGCGGTGGAAGGCCTGTTCCGGCGGGCCATAGCGCGTGGGGAACTGATCGCCGGTGAACCGAAGATGTACGCGCATCTGTTCATCGCGCCGGTGGTCAAGGCGGCGCTGTGGTACTTCACCTTTGGTGAGATCAGCGCCCCGGCGGTCAAGGCGCGGCCCTATCTGAAAGCCCATGTCGAGACGTTCCTGAGAGGAGTGAGGCCATGA
- the pgsA gene encoding CDP-diacylglycerol--glycerol-3-phosphate 3-phosphatidyltransferase yields MTNEQVNPIPNILTATRLVLGIAMFVLMAVSADAIPMVSVMPDMIFGLQRWAFYLFVVAAVTDYLDGYLARRLNAVSVWGSILDPIADKILVCGTLLGLFAMHTGDPIFVLPGAIILFREFAVSSLREATAGRSLSLPVTVLSKWKTAIQMTSLGALLITESWAAFGLEKLLPLWYDPFFTIAYLALWFAALASIWTGVTYFIQTRRQL; encoded by the coding sequence ATGACGAACGAACAGGTCAACCCCATCCCAAACATACTGACGGCCACCCGACTGGTGCTTGGGATCGCCATGTTTGTGCTGATGGCGGTGTCGGCGGATGCCATTCCGATGGTGTCAGTGATGCCAGACATGATCTTCGGGTTGCAACGCTGGGCCTTCTACCTGTTTGTCGTGGCTGCGGTGACCGACTACCTTGATGGTTATCTGGCGCGTAGGCTCAACGCCGTTTCGGTCTGGGGCTCGATTCTTGATCCCATAGCGGACAAGATTCTGGTCTGCGGCACGCTTCTGGGCCTCTTTGCTATGCACACGGGCGACCCGATTTTCGTATTGCCTGGCGCGATCATCCTGTTTCGCGAATTTGCCGTCTCATCCTTGCGCGAAGCCACCGCCGGGCGCAGCCTTTCCCTGCCGGTGACCGTGCTGTCGAAGTGGAAGACGGCCATTCAGATGACCTCACTGGGCGCGTTACTGATCACCGAAAGCTGGGCCGCCTTTGGTTTGGAAAAGCTGCTGCCCCTTTGGTACGACCCCTTCTTCACCATCGCCTATCTGGCCCTGTGGTTCGCCGCCTTGGCCTCGATCTGGACGGGCGTCACGTACTTCATTCAAACGCGCCGCCAACTCTAA
- a CDS encoding ABC transporter ATP-binding protein produces MTDRAIDVYGLTKRFGDRVAVDNVAIRMPRGQVWGFLGPNGSGKTTTIRMLCGLLKPDAGQGTCLGYDLIADSGQIKRQVGYMTQKFSFWEDLSIRENLEFVARLYELRNIKQVIDQTLETLGLSSRQKQLAGTLSGGWKQRLALAACTLHNPAMLLLDEPTAGVDPQARRDFWDQIHRLAAEGLTVLVSTHYMDEAERCDEIVYIAYGQLMTQGPVSRIIDESGLHTWVAEGPGVRALADRLRGRDGAEHVAYFGSALHVSDSNAAKLDALIASEGGAGTQWRRERPSLEDVFIDLMSQAQDKS; encoded by the coding sequence ATGACTGACCGTGCTATTGATGTGTACGGCCTGACCAAGCGCTTCGGTGATCGCGTGGCCGTGGATAACGTAGCCATTCGTATGCCTAGAGGTCAGGTCTGGGGCTTTCTAGGGCCCAACGGTTCCGGAAAAACGACAACTATTCGCATGTTATGCGGACTTCTTAAACCAGATGCAGGACAGGGCACCTGCCTTGGCTACGACCTCATAGCCGACAGCGGTCAGATCAAGCGGCAGGTAGGGTATATGACTCAGAAATTCTCCTTCTGGGAGGACCTGTCGATCCGCGAAAATCTGGAGTTTGTGGCGCGGCTTTATGAGCTTAGGAATATAAAACAAGTTATTGATCAGACTCTGGAAACACTTGGCCTGAGCAGCCGCCAGAAACAACTGGCTGGTACGCTTTCGGGCGGCTGGAAACAGAGGCTGGCACTGGCCGCTTGTACCCTGCACAACCCCGCCATGCTACTGCTCGATGAACCAACGGCGGGGGTCGATCCGCAGGCGCGCCGCGACTTCTGGGACCAGATTCACCGGCTGGCCGCTGAAGGCCTGACCGTGCTGGTTTCGACCCACTATATGGATGAGGCCGAGCGCTGCGATGAGATCGTCTATATCGCCTATGGTCAGTTGATGACGCAGGGGCCGGTTAGCCGCATTATCGACGAGAGCGGCTTGCACACCTGGGTTGCCGAAGGGCCCGGTGTGCGGGCACTGGCCGACCGTTTGCGCGGCCGTGATGGCGCTGAGCACGTAGCCTATTTCGGCTCGGCCCTGCACGTTTCCGACAGCAATGCCGCTAAGCTCGACGCCCTGATCGCCAGCGAAGGCGGAGCGGGCACGCAGTGGCGACGCGAACGCCCCAGCCTCGAAGACGTCTTCATCGATTTAATGAGTCAGGCGCAGGACAAGTCATGA
- a CDS encoding MotE family protein, with protein MANHLRLLPLIAVAVGGVFAVRAVGSIEAMPAFLKSATAWAEAPKADGATKKGESKPKSEKAPSADDTATDAAESAAGSVSGDNKALSVLDAAQPAAAKAAPVCATSVDDLAKQAGMSPSELKVIQALAQRRAELDAREKQMATQEQLIAAAESKLDGRIKQLGDLKTQVQALLDQANKTGDDDVARMVKVYESMKPKDAAKVMETLKDDVRLPIASKMKERNLAAMLAQMQPDKARDLTEKLAQRMKKADDLQNRLDKVNAAGATPAPQAPAKK; from the coding sequence ATGGCCAATCATCTCCGCCTCCTGCCGCTGATCGCCGTTGCCGTGGGCGGCGTTTTCGCCGTCCGTGCGGTCGGTTCCATCGAGGCCATGCCCGCCTTCCTCAAAAGCGCCACCGCCTGGGCCGAGGCCCCGAAGGCCGATGGCGCGACCAAGAAAGGTGAGAGCAAGCCCAAGTCGGAAAAGGCCCCTTCGGCGGATGACACCGCCACCGATGCGGCCGAATCTGCGGCCGGTTCGGTCTCTGGCGATAACAAGGCCCTTTCGGTGCTCGATGCGGCCCAGCCCGCCGCGGCCAAGGCGGCCCCTGTTTGTGCCACTTCGGTCGATGACCTCGCCAAGCAGGCGGGCATGTCACCGTCGGAGTTGAAGGTCATTCAGGCGCTGGCGCAGCGTCGCGCTGAGCTGGACGCCCGCGAAAAACAGATGGCGACGCAAGAGCAGCTGATCGCCGCCGCCGAGAGCAAGCTCGATGGCCGAATCAAGCAACTGGGTGACCTCAAGACACAGGTGCAGGCGCTGCTGGATCAGGCCAACAAGACCGGCGACGATGACGTGGCCCGCATGGTCAAGGTCTATGAATCCATGAAGCCGAAGGACGCCGCAAAGGTCATGGAAACACTGAAGGACGATGTGCGCCTGCCCATCGCGTCCAAGATGAAGGAGCGCAACCTTGCCGCCATGCTGGCTCAGATGCAGCCCGACAAGGCGCGCGACCTGACTGAAAAGCTGGCTCAGCGCATGAAAAAGGCGGATGACCTGCAAAATCGTCTGGATAAGGTCAATGCCGCCGGTGCCACGCCGGCCCCGCAAGCCCCCGCGAAGAAGTAG
- a CDS encoding ABC transporter permease: protein MIAPLKRILAILAKEFIQMRRDRMTFGMMIMVPILQLTLFGFAINSDPRHLPTAVYLEETSPAVRSIVAAMRQSTYFDIKQQVFDPAQADRLLQNGEVAFVVEVPSGFTRGLLRGDRPQLLLSADASDPSAASGAVGQMNEIVRRAINDGLGRSWSTLQGQKPLVDVVVHRRYNPEGITQYNIVPGLLGVILTMTMIMITSMAMTRERERGTLENLLAMPARPWEVMVGKITPYVGVGLIQTGIVLLASTFVFGVPFLGSPWLLLACVGLFIIANLAVGFTFSTIARTQMQAMQMTFFFFLPSILLSGFMFPFRGMPEWAQWVGSVFPLTHFLRAVRGIMLKGADASAVWHNIWPLLIFITVASFIALKRYRLTLD from the coding sequence ATGATCGCCCCGCTGAAGCGCATCCTCGCCATACTGGCCAAGGAATTTATCCAGATGCGGCGCGACCGCATGACCTTTGGCATGATGATCATGGTGCCGATCCTCCAGTTGACCCTGTTCGGTTTCGCTATCAATTCCGATCCACGCCACCTGCCGACCGCCGTATATCTGGAAGAAACCAGCCCTGCCGTGCGGTCGATCGTTGCCGCCATGCGCCAATCGACCTATTTCGACATCAAACAGCAGGTGTTCGACCCGGCGCAGGCCGATCGCCTGCTGCAAAATGGCGAGGTGGCCTTTGTCGTCGAGGTGCCATCGGGCTTTACGCGCGGCCTGCTGCGCGGAGACCGGCCGCAACTGCTGCTGTCGGCGGACGCTTCTGACCCGTCGGCGGCGTCCGGGGCGGTCGGACAGATGAACGAGATCGTGCGAAGGGCAATCAACGATGGATTAGGGCGTAGCTGGTCCACCTTGCAAGGGCAAAAGCCTCTGGTCGATGTGGTGGTGCATCGCCGCTACAATCCCGAAGGCATCACCCAGTATAATATCGTGCCGGGTCTGCTCGGCGTTATCCTGACCATGACTATGATCATGATTACCTCGATGGCCATGACGCGTGAGCGCGAGCGCGGCACGCTGGAAAACCTGCTGGCTATGCCGGCGCGCCCGTGGGAGGTGATGGTGGGCAAGATCACCCCCTATGTCGGGGTGGGGCTGATCCAGACGGGTATCGTGTTGCTGGCCTCGACCTTCGTGTTCGGCGTGCCGTTTCTAGGCTCGCCGTGGCTGCTTCTGGCCTGTGTCGGTCTGTTTATCATTGCTAATCTGGCCGTCGGGTTCACTTTCTCAACCATTGCCCGCACCCAGATGCAGGCCATGCAGATGACCTTCTTCTTCTTTCTGCCGTCTATTCTGTTGTCAGGCTTTATGTTTCCGTTTCGAGGTATGCCTGAATGGGCGCAGTGGGTCGGTTCGGTTTTCCCGCTGACACATTTTTTGCGTGCCGTGCGGGGCATCATGCTCAAGGGCGCCGACGCCAGTGCTGTGTGGCACAATATCTGGCCGCTGTTGATCTTCATCACTGTGGCCAGTTTTATCGCGCTTAAGCGTTATCGACTGACCTTGGACTAA
- a CDS encoding HlyD family secretion protein gives MSRRYALLCLPLCLSACAREEAGHYTGYVEAQSVAVAAPQSGWLTQVYVDDGATVSAGEPLFTLDATQQQQALSGAESQRRAAEATATDLSKGAREADIAPLLKERDQARASLDLARSEEARYAKLAPQGYVSQAKLDQLRATRQAAEANVAAIERSIVARRQAARTDQLAAAQAQAQAAGAEASQAQWMLDERAVKARLNGQVERRLREAGEFVAAGTPVLSVYPGGREFVRFYVPQGDLAKIRIGQTIRLSCDGCQAQTAKVRYVSPEAEFTPPVIYSVRERKKLVFLIEATPQRPDVLKAGQPVDVAL, from the coding sequence ATGAGTCGTCGCTACGCGCTTCTGTGTTTGCCGTTATGCTTAAGCGCCTGCGCGCGCGAAGAGGCCGGGCACTATACGGGTTATGTCGAGGCGCAGTCGGTGGCGGTGGCCGCGCCGCAATCCGGCTGGCTGACGCAGGTCTATGTCGATGACGGGGCGACGGTCAGCGCAGGTGAGCCCTTGTTTACGCTCGACGCGACACAGCAGCAGCAGGCTTTAAGCGGCGCAGAGAGCCAGAGGCGCGCCGCCGAAGCGACGGCGACCGACCTCAGCAAGGGCGCGCGCGAGGCGGATATTGCGCCCCTGCTGAAAGAGCGCGATCAGGCGCGCGCTTCGCTCGATCTCGCCCGTTCCGAAGAGGCGCGCTACGCCAAACTGGCACCGCAGGGCTATGTGTCTCAGGCCAAACTCGATCAGCTCAGGGCCACACGGCAGGCGGCCGAAGCCAATGTCGCCGCCATTGAACGTAGTATAGTAGCGCGTCGTCAGGCGGCGCGGACGGATCAACTGGCCGCCGCGCAGGCTCAGGCGCAGGCCGCCGGGGCCGAGGCATCTCAGGCCCAATGGATGCTGGACGAGCGGGCGGTGAAGGCGCGCTTGAATGGGCAGGTCGAGCGGCGTCTGCGCGAGGCCGGGGAGTTTGTCGCCGCAGGTACGCCGGTGCTCAGTGTCTATCCCGGGGGGCGCGAATTTGTGCGCTTTTACGTGCCGCAGGGTGATCTGGCGAAGATCAGGATCGGGCAGACGATCCGCCTATCCTGTGACGGATGTCAGGCGCAGACGGCGAAGGTGCGCTATGTGTCGCCGGAGGCCGAGTTTACGCCGCCGGTCATCTATTCGGTGCGCGAACGCAAGAAACTGGTCTTTCTGATCGAGGCGACGCCGCAAAGGCCCGACGTTCTTAAGGCCGGTCAGCCTGTGGATGTGGCACTATGA
- a CDS encoding DUF6468 domain-containing protein has translation MPAAAGLIMDMVLMGLLLVALWYGTRLNARLKALRSGQESFIKAVAELDQAAIKAHTSLRELHTNADESQELLHGRILAARDLLSKLESQINRAERARRDLEEVNVTKVTRILEPEPESPLSVARSNQRDSWAAARGAEGRQTYAGRGRPAFEDENADEDLGLPLSGRLRDMNDRLSRVQRSETPTAPRAQLDEQAAVSAIGLEAINEMLRAFADPEDVESQRMARRASAETPSLSTEGRRSAVPDRSMAPDVRSDSLRLSRSRLPALDDELFDAGQTASPDRPAPEATVAAPKPARPVFRRLR, from the coding sequence ATGCCTGCCGCAGCCGGACTGATCATGGATATGGTCCTTATGGGCCTGCTGCTGGTGGCCCTTTGGTACGGCACGCGCCTCAATGCGCGCCTGAAGGCGTTGCGCAGCGGGCAGGAGAGCTTCATCAAGGCGGTGGCTGAACTGGATCAGGCGGCCATCAAGGCGCACACCTCCTTGCGCGAATTGCACACCAATGCCGACGAGTCACAGGAACTGCTCCACGGGCGCATTCTGGCGGCCCGGGACCTGTTGTCGAAGCTGGAAAGCCAGATCAACAGAGCCGAACGCGCCCGCCGTGATCTCGAAGAGGTAAATGTCACTAAGGTGACACGCATCTTAGAGCCTGAGCCGGAATCGCCTCTGTCAGTGGCGCGAAGCAATCAGCGCGACAGTTGGGCCGCTGCGCGTGGAGCCGAAGGGCGCCAGACCTATGCCGGGCGTGGACGACCTGCTTTTGAAGACGAGAATGCCGACGAAGACCTCGGCCTGCCTCTCTCGGGGCGTCTGCGCGACATGAATGATCGCCTTTCGCGAGTTCAGCGTTCCGAAACGCCGACCGCGCCGCGGGCGCAGCTCGATGAACAGGCCGCCGTCAGCGCCATCGGGCTGGAGGCAATTAACGAAATGTTGAGAGCGTTCGCCGATCCTGAGGACGTGGAATCCCAGCGTATGGCCCGTCGCGCGTCAGCGGAGACGCCGTCGCTGAGTACCGAAGGCCGCAGAAGTGCGGTGCCCGACCGTTCTATGGCTCCGGATGTTCGTTCAGATTCTTTGCGGCTGTCGCGTTCGCGGCTGCCGGCGCTCGATGACGAACTATTTGACGCGGGTCAGACGGCTTCGCCGGACAGGCCCGCTCCCGAGGCCACAGTTGCGGCCCCCAAACCTGCGCGCCCCGTGTTCCGGCGGTTGCGTTGA